In the genome of Gadus chalcogrammus isolate NIFS_2021 chromosome 21, NIFS_Gcha_1.0, whole genome shotgun sequence, one region contains:
- the map3k7 gene encoding mitogen-activated protein kinase kinase kinase 7 isoform X3, which yields MSTDLSELEPKLPFTPAARPPFKRGHRKTASYGTILDVPKIVVTASCDAQRRRSIQDLPGIMSDTSQGSRNSSRSSSPSVRMMPSDRPGSRGYYSPDDPDSNGSDNSIPMAYLTLDYQLQPLAPCPNSKESMAVFEQHCKMAQEYLKVQTEIALLIQRKKELIAELDQDEKDQQTTSRLVQEHKKLLEENQSLATYYHKCKKQLDLIRVQQQKRQGTS from the exons ATGAGCACAGACCTGTCGGAGCTGGAGCCCAAGCTGCCCTTCACGCCCGCAG CACGCCCGCCCTTTAAGCGAGGTCACCGTAAGACCGCGTCCTACGGCACCATTCTGGACGTTCCCAAGATCGTCGTCACAG cctcctgtGACGCCCAGCGGCGGCGCTCCATCCAGGACCTCCCCGGGATCATGTCTGACACCAGCCAG GGCAGCAGGAACAGCAGTAGGTCGTCCAGCCCCAGCGTGAGGATGATGCCGTCTGACCGGCCGGGCAGCAGGGGATACTACTCCCCCGACGACCCAG ACTCCAACGGTTCGGACAACTCCATCCCCATGGCATACCTCACCCTGGACTACCAGCTGCAG cccctggcCCCCTGTCCTAACTCCAAGGAGTCCATGGCGGTGTTCGAGCAGCACTGTAAGATGGCCCAGGAGTACCTGAAGGTGCAGACGGAGATCGCTCTGCTCATCCAGAGGAA GAAGGAGCTGATCGCGGAGCTGGACCAGGACGAGAAGGACCAGCAGACCACGTCGAGGCTGGTCCAGGAGCACAagaagctgctggaggagaACCAGAGCCTGGCCACCTACTACCACAAGTGCAAGAAGCAGCTGGACCTCATCCGCGTGCAACAGCAGAAGAGACAGGGCACCTCCTGA